One part of the Pieris napi chromosome 4, ilPieNapi1.2, whole genome shotgun sequence genome encodes these proteins:
- the LOC125048746 gene encoding E3 ubiquitin-protein ligase SINA-like 5, with the protein MFPRIQGLFHSVTDKRSQSNDCGENSVTIVTENKIEDDTSDSSSSENIEIEDKSLPLVESNLETQSEGHSAQCACPNCDEILSRYSECSICLEPLQCCGPCVCPWCGGVWCNRCSRRMTRCAWCRGVLRTPATPCLALQRLINDLMLPCRNYRRGCTELLTANTRVKHEEECKHDTMVCPITATCCSVPFEELSAHLQSTHNIIAVYSQKIKILIENFQTKLKKTACCRTKYKIILLYQKSAFIIKVCIYNYHVKVEVMRRKLGHIADVKSEGKRSDYCALVEFQSKALCTKSAILIENEAYSKKAEVQWSDVVLKSENDEAITIHVNIGKTDSDSSVKEIIQT; encoded by the exons TTCCATTCCGTGACGGACAAGAGGTCCCAGAGTAACGATTGTGGAGAGAACAGTGTCACAATTGTGACCGAGAATAAAATAGAAGATGATACTTCAGATTCTTCTAGCAGTGAAAATATCGAAATAGAAG ataaATCCCTTCCATTAGTGGAGAGTAATTTGGAAACTCAATCAGAGGGGCATTCGGCCCAATGCGCCTGTCCCAATTGCGACGAAATACTATCAAGATATTCCGAGTGCAGTATTTGTTTGGAGCCATTACAG TGCTGCGGACCCTGTGTCTGCCCATGGTGTGGTGGGGTATGGTGCAATCGCTGCTCACGTCGAATGACCAGGTGCGCATGGTGCAGAGGAGTTTTAAGGACTCCTGCCACCCCCTGCCTGGCCCTTCAACGTCTGATTAATGATCTCATGCTGCCGTGTAGAAATTacag ACGAGGCTGTACGGAACTCCTCACAGCAAACACCAGGGTCAAACACGAAGAGGAATGCAAGCACGATACAATGGTGTGTCCGATCACAGCAACTTGCTGCTCCGTCCCCTTCGAAGAACTCTCAGCCCACCTCCAATCCACACACAACATCATCGCCGTCTACTCCCAAAAGATCAAAATCCTCATAGAGAACTTCCAAACGAAACTGAAGAAAACGGCCTGCTGCAGGACGAAGTACAAAATCATACTCCTCTACCAAAAAAGCGCTTTCATCATCAAAGTCTGCATTTACAACTACCACGTCAAAGTCGAAGTCATGAGACGGAAACTGGGACACATCGCGGACGTGAAATCAGAAGGCAAAAGAAGCGATTACTGCGCTTTAGTAGAATTTCAGAGCAAAGCGCTGTGTACCAAATCGGCAATACTTATTGAGAACGAGGCGTACAGTAAGAAAGCCGAGGTACAGTGGAGTGATGTCGTCTTGAAATCCGAGAATGATGAAGCTATAACCATCCATGTTAATATAGGGAAAACTGATAGCGATTCATCCGTTAAGGAAATTATTCAAACGTGA